The genome window atatgtatgtatgtatgtatataacttcaaaaaaagaaactaataaagGTGGTTTCCTGTAGGCTAGAGATGAGGTAGGTAGGTAGGACATGGGTAGATGTGGACTAACTAGATGAAAGCAaggcttttcaaatatttttatattggtttGAATTTCAAATGTAAACTGttaattaaaaatcattacaggaaaaaaaaaagtgggcagaggacagaTGATGTGACCACAGGAAGATCAGGTAAGAATGACTGTTATGAAAGCCAGGGGAAGAGTGTTTCAGAAAGGAGTGGTCAAAAAACTTTCTGAGAGGTGGTGAGAGGAGATCTGAAAACTGTGCATTGGTGACTTTAGATCCTTTTAAGGTGGGAAAGTGTCAGGTGGgaaagtgtcttgccaatgggtttcagccccgagcaagtttgctatggattcagtgtgaccaagaaattgacagcaaaacattcttggggtgaaagggtgatacccaactttatttcaaggtggcaggtcagtcgctaaaatcccgttcactcagagcaagtctgcaggcagcaagccggtctctgcctctgggcccctctgtccgcacagccgtcctcagggcctctctgcacagtcgtcctgcatagccattctctgggcctctgtcctcagcgctgccaccactccagcctctgctctgctctcctgcagccttgcaaccctgccactgtatcgtgcccagagcactgggcagagctctttatatagagtcaacagccatgtactgcccacaggtgtgcagtgagctagtcaaccagggccaggtgagaatcctggccacaggaactctcattttgtccacagaaagacaaatattgcatgattttatttatatgagtaCCTTAAGTAGCCAAAATCATAGAAACGGAAAGTGGAATAATGGTTGCCAGAGGGAGGAGGGTAGAGTGGGTAgtttaatgggtacagtttcCACTGGGGAAATGAAGAGTTCTGTAGATGGCtgatgatgatggttgcacaaaagAATAAGTATTCTTAACTGTACACTGAACTGTCTGCTTAAAAATCATTAACGTGTTAAAAAGTAAAGCCATAGGCCCAAGAGCAAGGGCTGGGCAGGCCAAACCCGGGCTAAACGCCCAGCCTAATTAGTTTCAACAGGAGTGTTCTGGAGCGCTCTCCACCTCCCAAAAAGAAGATGAGGTGATCGGCCTGGTAAGACCGCCCCGCTCCTCCTCCTAAGGGAGGCGGACCTTGtctgaaacaatcccttcttttcttttgctgctaACTTTTAGCCCCACCCTCCTGTCCATAAAAACCTTCCCTTTTGTGTAACTTCGCCGCATTTCTCTAATTGCCGGATAGTGTGCTATCAGATTCGTGAATTGCTTCGTTAAGTCAATTAGATCTTCACATTTACTCCACTGGATTTTGTTATTTAACACATGGTAAGAAATACGtgcattcccccccccccccacacacacacaaaaagtcaCCTTCTCTGTGAGGTCTTCCGGGCCTCCCCATGTAAACTGTCCAGAACTCCCACGGGAGGGAAAGGGACGGAGCCATTTGCAGGCGGGGAAGGGGGCCGAGCCAGGAAGGCGGTGCTTCCGGTGTGAACAGAACCCCCTTCAGTGGGACCAAAGGCCTGGAAGTACTAGAGCTGCTCACCAGGGGCCCTGACCATAACAGCCTATTCTATCTTGAGGCCATGATCTCGATCATGAAAGCTGGGGCAGAAGATAGTCTATTCTACCTGAGCCCTCACAGACCCCTATTCCCAGGGCCCCTTCCTGGGGAATCCACCAGAAAGCCAGGACCTTCCTACTGCCTTCCTAGTGCTCTGTTCTAGGGAGGAGTAGCCCTATGGTGCCTTTTATTCCAGGTCCCactgcagcccctcccctcctttGTATGCCTTGACCCCACACAGCTAGGCCCAGGTTCACAGGCTAATATCTGGACCCCTTGCCAGGCTGCAACACATACTTTCTCATTTAAtcacaacaaccttatgaagtaggtacttttattattattcccatttttatagatgaggaaactaagggtTAGAGAAGTTAatcaacttgcccaaagtcatacagctagtaaatATTGGAGGTAgatttcaaacccaggtctgtctggcttTTGGAACCCATGTTCTCAATGTAATAGTATGCAGAATAGCACCAAGTGCCTTTTACCACCACTGACCAGCTTCTGGGTACTTTGCCTGGAAGCCTGAACACCCAGCCAGACCTCTTTTTCCAAGCCCTTTCCCCCCATCACATGCTTCTCTCTCTTACCAGTGACACTCAACAGTAAGTCATCACATCAGGCTGCCCAACAGAGGAACCACATTTGCAATGCGTTTGACCATGGCACGCATCCCAAATGCCTCCCCAACCTTATGTCATACTGCTCTTCTGAGGGTCTGGCTCATAGTTTTCACGGACCTTTCACTTATGCCATTTGCTATGCTTGGAGTGCCCTTCCCAAACAAGAGCCACCAGCATAAGTCCAAAGACTCTGAATTTCCTCAATCCAGTGATCTCACTTGATCTCACACAATTCTAGGTCTTAAGGCCAGAAActtccccccacacacaaaatCTCCGCTGGCCCAATAACCAGTCAGGAAGCTGCAAAGAGAGGAGAGGGTTTGAGGCCTTGTCCCGGTAGGGTCGGCAGGTGGAGAAAGGACACCAGTACAGCTGTTTCTTTCTGGTCTTGAGTCAccagttttttctctctctaaatctTGCTTGGAACAAGGGCGTGAAAGATGTTGAGAGAGAAGTGGGATTGAAGAGACAGGTGCAGCTGAGAGATtgccagagagaaaggaaacgTGAGGAGCCATATAGTCTATTTTCCTGTAACCCTAATTTCTCTGGACCATTTTGGGGAGGGAATGAAAATCTGTAACagaacattttgaatatattttaaagttttaaaggaaCACTAGGACTTAAAAGCAAATTCTCCAGAATTTTAAAGCTAAAACCTGACATTGCTAAGAAATTCCGTGTTTGTGGAGGCAGAATTCAGGCTCCTTCCGCTGCTGCGGCTGATTCCCTTTGCTCTGAAGTTGGGGGTCAAGGCCCGGCCCCTGGCACCGAGTAAAGGCAGCTATTGTGATCCCCGGAGGCCGGGGAGGGGAGGCTCAGTGCCCACGGGTGAGACCCAGCCAAAGGTTCTGGGAAAGAGCGGCCCTGCGTCCCCGCTCTCCTCTCGGCGACAGGTTCTGAGCCCGAGGGAGGGGCCAGCCGTGTAGTCACTGACTCCGCCCCTCCTGCTCCGCCCTGTTCACTCCGCGTGGTCTTCACTACATGCAGCGCAGACCCGGTGGTCCCGCTGCAGCTCGGGATTGGAGTGGATCGGTAAGGGGAACCGCGACTCCCCAAGAGGTCGGACTGTGACTTTTCCCCAGAAAAGAGATCGAGGAAGGCGCTCTGTAGGCAAAACTGGACCGGCTTCCGACGACAAGCCTGGAGCGGAGAGTCCTGGAGTCCCGAAGGACAAGTGAGCGGCCCCAGGGGAAGGACAGACCGGGGTCACCCATCCAGACCGCCATGGCGGCGCTCGCCCGCCGTCTGTGCCATATCGCCTTCCACGTGCCCGTGGGGCAGCCCCTCGCCCAGGACCTGCAGCGTCTCTACGGTTTTCAGCCCCTGGCGGTGCGGGAAGCAGACGGCTGGTGGCAGCTGGCCCTGCGCAGCGGCGACGCGGTCTTTTTGGTGAACGAGGGTTCGGGACCCCGAGACCCGTTGTACGGCGTGGACCCTCATCATGCTGTGCCCAGCGCTACCAACCTGTGCTTCGATGTGGACGATGCGGGCGCCTCTGTCCGGGCGCTGGCCGCACGGGGCTGCAGCGTGCCAGTGCCCCCTGTTAGTGTGCGGGATGTGCAGGGCACTGCCATCTATGCCGTGGTCAGCTCGCCGGCAGGCAACCTCAGCCTGACGCTGCTGGAGCGCTCCAGCTTCTGTGGGCCCTTCCTACCCGGCTTTGGGCCAGTGCCCTCCGCAACAGGCCCTGGCTGGGTCACCCACGTGGACCACCTGACCCTGGCCTGCACCCCTGGCAGCTCTCCTACACTGATGCGCTGGTTCCACGACTGTCTAGGCTTTCGTCACCTGCCACTGAGCCCAGGTGAGGATCCAGAGCTGGGCTTTGAGGTGGCAGCAGAATCTGGGCATGGGGGGCTAAGGCTCACCGCCCTGCAGACCCCTCCAGGCAGGACTATTCCCACCCTCCTGCTGGCCGAATCCCTGCCTGGGGCTGCCAGTGGACATGATCAGGTGGAACAGTTCCTGGCCCGGAATAGGGGGCCGGGGCTGCAGCATGTGGGGCTGTACACCCCAAACATCATGGAAGCCACTGAGGGGGTGGCAGTGGCAGGGGGCCAGCTCCTGACTCCTCCTAAGGCCTACTACCAGCAGCCAGGCAAGGAAAAGCAGATCCTAGCTGCTGGGCATAAGCCTAGCCTGCTGGCCCGACAGGGGATCCTGCTAGATGGTGATAAAGGCAAGTTTCTGCTTCAGGTCTTCACCAAGTCACTCTTTGCAGAGGACACCTTCTTCCTGGAGCTAATTCAGAGACAGGGGGCCACAGGTTTTGGCCAGGGCAATATCCGGGCCCTATGGCAGTCAGTGCAGGAGCAAGCTGCCAGGGACCAGGAAGCCTTAAAGATGGCTTAAGGTGGGGGCAGTCATGGGTCCTGAAGCCCTGAGGAATCCAGCATAGGGCCTGCAGAAACTGAGAAACACATACAGAGGCCTGGAGTGAAAGGCTTTGTCCCTAAGGGTCAGGTCTGGCTTCCATCTCATCAGTACCTGCCAGAAGTTGAATCTCTCACTGGGGTCCAAAGAGGTGGGATTTTGATTTTAACTATGAGTCATTTCTTACATAGTCTGTATCTTAATATATATGTAAGatacaaagaataataaaagaattacATGATTAGAAAATAGAGCATACCAATACTTTCGAAGTCTCCTTGGGTCCTTCTCTCACCCCATTTCCTTCCACCCCACCTCAATTTTATGATTATTAACCCCTTGCTTTTCCGTATTGTTTCACTACATATGTGATACATCACTAATTATGTAGTATTTGAGGTAGGAATTTAAGACAGAATAAATCTCTTCTCCCTAGGGAGCAGCcactgcaggtgggaagggagtgacTCAGGGCTGAGCCCACCCACCTGCTCTAGGACAATACCACTGCTCCTGTCTGAGCTGACCAGAGACCTGGACCTAGGGTGTTGGGTGTCAGCCACTGGCAGGGGCTGCCTGCAGCtgccttctccctttcttctggGGGGTGAGAGAGAACAGATCACTTCGGACAGAACAGCCCCCTCCAGCTGCCCAGGGCTGGCTGGGACCTTAGCCAGTGGAAACCAGGACCAAAGAGGGCTTTACCATTTTCTCAGTCCCTCAGAGATGAGGAATGAGGGAGCTGGAGGATGGAAAGTCTCCAAAATGACTACAAAAATAAGTACTTTATTAAACAACATGATTCTCAGGGGATGGGGGCTTCCAGAGGCATCACTGGGCCACACTGTTGAGGCTAGGTGGATCAGTGCAGATGAGGGGCCGAAAGAAATTATCCAGAAGTTGCTGGCCTGGGCTGGGCTTTTTCCGCCTGGATGATATGGACACCTGGGATCTTTTGGAACCCTGTGCAGAAGCCGAAGGAAGGAGGCACTGAGGGGGCAGCAGAGAATCCTCTTTCCACCCTTGTGTGACTACTGATCTAGCTCAGGTTCTAGCCTGAAATTATAAAGCTTCCAACCTGTCTCCAGTATCTACCTCTTCAATCAATTCTCTGAAAGGCAGCTTCAGGTAATCTTCCTCTTAGATACAAGTCTGACTCCTCTCTCCATCTACAATGCTTCAGTGGCCTGGTGGTCATGGCCCAAACTGGCCTGGGCAGGCCCTGCTGGTCATTCCAGCTAAATCAGGCACTACGGCTCCTTGAGCAATGCATACTGCATTTGCCACCTTTGCTAACACTCCTCATGGGCCTGGAAAGAACAGCCTTAGTCCTGTAGCCTTACATTCCCCTCCCAAATATGGAAAAAAGGATTCATTTCTTGAACCCAGATTATCAGCCACTTCTTTCAAGTAGCCTTTCCTGATTCTGTCTTCAAGAGAGAATTGACAGCTCTCTACCTCATATCCCACAAAACCTAATGGGACATGTCACACACCTGTGATGCTACTATCTCCATTATTCACTCTTGTTCCCTCTCTACCCTAGATGCCACACTGTAAGGTCTCCAGGTCAAGGACTATGTGTCTCCTTCAGTGAAGCCTGGAGTGGACAGTGTTCACCCAAAAGTGAGTCATTTAAGTTACTGAAAACCCATAGATTTAGCCTGGGGAGAGATGGCTGGGTAAGGACCAAGAGACTCACCTTGCAGGTCCCTGGCTGTTGGCCCTCATACACTCGGAACACCTAGCCAAGGAGAAAGGGTAAGAGTATAGGGCTGACATCTTCCTGCAAAGAGCCAGACCCCTGTGTTCTGTCCTCAACTTCATTCCCTAGCATTTTTATTGGAAGTatcttgtttttctgcttttatagTAAGAGGTTCACACAGAACATGTAGGAAACACAAAAGGCTAATGAGGACAATGAAAGTAGTGCCTTTTTCATGGCGGTGGAGACAGCTGCGGTGCGAAACT of Manis javanica isolate MJ-LG chromosome 4, MJ_LKY, whole genome shotgun sequence contains these proteins:
- the HPDL gene encoding 4-hydroxyphenylpyruvate dioxygenase-like protein, producing MAALARRLCHIAFHVPVGQPLAQDLQRLYGFQPLAVREADGWWQLALRSGDAVFLVNEGSGPRDPLYGVDPHHAVPSATNLCFDVDDAGASVRALAARGCSVPVPPVSVRDVQGTAIYAVVSSPAGNLSLTLLERSSFCGPFLPGFGPVPSATGPGWVTHVDHLTLACTPGSSPTLMRWFHDCLGFRHLPLSPGEDPELGFEVAAESGHGGLRLTALQTPPGRTIPTLLLAESLPGAASGHDQVEQFLARNRGPGLQHVGLYTPNIMEATEGVAVAGGQLLTPPKAYYQQPGKEKQILAAGHKPSLLARQGILLDGDKGKFLLQVFTKSLFAEDTFFLELIQRQGATGFGQGNIRALWQSVQEQAARDQEALKMA